One part of the Bacteroidota bacterium genome encodes these proteins:
- a CDS encoding CSLREA domain-containing protein, which translates to MEVDANKKQSVTNEFLFNYKNVFVVFFLFIVFCALPCAVTAQTTYTVNTTTDENDGSCADGDCSLRDAIILANGSNGNTIIFDLGAGIPHTINLNLGSALPAITCNSLTINGWENGANDGTPNSVSVFSASTVTPINPSYAVIITNTTVSSISGFSVTGNYNEIKGLVIKDIGIPFTSGTNRAITLAGNNNKVLGCYLGITTDGVTTTSVTSRGVYITGANNTIGDGSEGGLNLISGAKITTSVCCTFYATAGGFGIEISGASATGNIVKGNLIGTLADGTTGSSQGTGINITTSNYGNIIGGTGSKDGNVISGNSNGIQLNSVYSNTIIGNRIGVAANGVEKTSSNQDGVLISASYNNVVGGTSSAHRNILSGNSGYGVRITGAASTGNRIMGNYIGTASDGSSFIASSSQDFGVHITSSATLNTIGGTATGEGNVISGNTTGSTSGGTGVYINGVSSNTVVGNIIGPDRTGAAIINTTVQPYGVYLANNSTNNIIGNTLSSGRNIISGNSIYGIYATGSGCSANTIKGNYIGLASDGASYITSSEQDYGIYFASSANANTIGGTGTEEGNVISANYEPANIGYGIYFDTAPTNTVVGNTIGMRVNGTSLVTGTVQGNGIVVSNSANNQIGGTATGARNILSGNTYSGVAIQGSSSTGNKIQGNYIGLQSSGSAQIAGHMQDHGIYLLSSSSRNIIGGYATGEGNVISGNAAGGTAGGNGIYMNSVSSNTVVGNIIGTMKDGYTICGLQTYGVSLDDSWNNVIGGTTAIARNIISSHGAAGVFIFDPSSSGNVVIGNYLGLASDGSTYITSSDQNYGVYLASGANFNIVGGAAAGEGNVISGQYSSSTTEYGVYLDAAVTNTVVGNIIGLQKDGYTRVGGTPATQGTGVYLSNGSIGNVIGGSTSAHRNIISDNTDHGIYITGSTSTGNKIQGNYIGIASDGTYIASNTQEQGVYFASSTSFNTIGGALSGEGNVISGNGNASSAGNGIYFTAAYSNTVQGNIIGLRPNGASLSSGQDYGIILTTASSGNVLGGSSSTARNIISGNGVSGVHLIYSANNNRVQGNYLGTASDGSYIATNGQNFGVTLANDAYSNTIGGTASGEGNLISGLYAVSPSTSYGVHLNSAHTNTVIGNIIGLGKDGTTRLNPGSNYQTSGVYIENGSRTNVIGGDGSVNQRNIISDNETYGVYLTGSTSTGNTIKGNYIGLASDGATFVSSSSQNHGIYLASSASKNTIGGTVAGEGNIISGNSDGATSGNGIYLDAALTNTVLGNTIGLQSNGSSLVTSSTQQYGVYIANNSTGNSIGSNVASGRNVISGNTESGIYLTGANCSSNTIRSNIIGLAADGFTYIASQPQDYGIRYTGGARSNSGIYSAVVGIIAGHNTNIYNDNGASNGISSTYIGLKSDGSTSVTETTQTYGVYATGATSGYSLSDCVISGQQYNIYFDQAEGFVNGCKIGTNAVGTGTVSGVASQSVGIYFNNTPPQVYQSVVSSNNGTGIYVTGSEATGGSIYFGNFIGLNATGTSVVGSQTNGIVLTNSVSGVTIGGYDYVNTGEGNIISGNGTGISILNSSSGNTVKGNFIGLQADGVSAITSTVQSVGILIDAPNNYIGEAGDPLYSNFIVGNYSRGINITSGGSGTVIKNNYIGVAFDGATTYSVSNSSVVAGIGVSANDITIGGDYSALEGNVISGNECAGTSYGIFIGTTSNTTIKGNIIGLAANGTSLVSPSQNSGIGIFGPSALGVTIGGGTSNDRNILSGNTARGIRISGSSGGSYNKYIYGNYIGPDINGANIGGSSQDIGISIGNTNAGIVIGSNSGAGTSRPKGNLIAYNTTNGITITGAASTGILISRNLIYSNGGNGISLASSANASKAKPTVTAFTGTSASGTATAADTVEVFKNTTGQCQDAMTYLGSVLADGSGNWSITGVTINNGESVTATARTVSDLNTSELASTCMVGLPIELLSFSAENINNEYTQLKWITASETNNDYFTIEKTQDGINYEFVAKVAGAGNSAQVLNYTTNDFKPYQGVSYYRLKQTDFDGAYDYSELVSVEFQSLKLESSMLVVYPNPATNSNMNVLFNGQSGEEVLIVVHDVLGKEFYSKAFILEEEQLIANIETTQNLAPGLYTITASSNNKFFNKKVIVK; encoded by the coding sequence ATGGAAGTAGACGCAAATAAAAAACAAAGTGTTACAAATGAGTTCTTGTTTAACTATAAGAATGTGTTTGTTGTTTTTTTTTTATTTATTGTATTTTGTGCCTTGCCTTGTGCCGTAACAGCCCAAACCACCTATACCGTAAATACTACTACAGATGAGAATGATGGTTCTTGTGCAGATGGAGATTGCTCTTTACGCGATGCAATAATTTTGGCAAATGGTAGCAATGGAAACACCATTATATTCGATTTGGGAGCAGGCATTCCTCACACCATTAATCTAAATCTGGGCAGTGCATTGCCTGCCATTACTTGTAATAGTTTAACTATAAATGGCTGGGAAAATGGAGCTAACGATGGTACACCCAATTCTGTTTCTGTTTTTTCTGCAAGTACTGTTACTCCTATTAATCCAAGTTATGCAGTAATTATTACCAATACTACAGTTAGTTCTATCTCCGGATTTTCTGTAACTGGCAATTACAATGAGATAAAGGGATTGGTAATAAAAGATATAGGTATTCCCTTTACCAGTGGTACAAATAGGGCAATAACGCTGGCAGGAAATAATAATAAAGTGTTGGGGTGCTACCTGGGTATCACCACAGATGGTGTTACTACAACTTCAGTTACGAGTAGGGGGGTGTACATAACTGGAGCAAACAACACCATTGGTGATGGTAGTGAGGGTGGATTAAATTTAATTTCTGGAGCAAAAATTACAACCAGCGTTTGTTGTACTTTTTATGCGACAGCTGGTGGTTTCGGTATTGAGATTTCCGGGGCTTCCGCAACCGGAAATATCGTAAAAGGAAACCTAATAGGCACTTTAGCTGATGGCACTACAGGGTCGTCTCAAGGAACAGGAATAAACATTACCACCTCTAATTATGGTAACATAATTGGTGGTACTGGCAGTAAAGATGGAAATGTAATTTCCGGCAATTCAAATGGTATTCAACTAAACTCGGTATATTCTAATACTATAATTGGCAATAGAATAGGTGTAGCAGCCAATGGAGTCGAGAAGACATCATCCAATCAAGATGGGGTATTAATTAGTGCATCTTATAACAATGTTGTAGGAGGAACCAGCTCTGCTCACAGAAATATTTTGTCCGGAAACTCCGGGTATGGGGTTCGTATTACGGGGGCTGCATCTACCGGGAATCGAATCATGGGAAATTATATTGGTACCGCTAGCGATGGTTCATCCTTTATAGCCTCCTCTTCGCAAGATTTTGGTGTACATATTACATCTTCAGCAACATTAAATACCATTGGAGGTACTGCTACCGGAGAGGGAAACGTAATTTCAGGCAACACAACGGGAAGTACATCGGGTGGGACTGGCGTCTACATAAATGGGGTATCTAGCAATACTGTAGTTGGCAATATAATTGGCCCCGACAGAACGGGGGCTGCCATTATTAATACCACTGTGCAGCCTTATGGGGTTTATTTGGCAAATAATTCAACCAATAACATTATTGGCAATACGCTTAGTAGTGGCCGAAATATTATATCCGGCAATTCAATATACGGAATTTACGCTACCGGCTCCGGTTGTAGCGCCAATACAATAAAGGGCAACTACATTGGCTTAGCTAGCGATGGAGCATCCTATATTACATCATCCGAACAAGATTATGGAATTTATTTTGCCTCTAGTGCAAATGCTAATACCATAGGAGGAACGGGCACCGAAGAAGGTAATGTAATTTCTGCAAATTATGAGCCCGCAAATATTGGTTATGGTATTTATTTTGATACAGCACCAACAAATACTGTTGTAGGTAACACTATAGGTATGCGAGTAAACGGTACTTCTTTGGTAACAGGTACTGTTCAGGGAAATGGAATTGTAGTATCCAACTCTGCTAACAACCAAATAGGCGGTACTGCCACTGGAGCGCGAAATATTTTATCGGGCAACACTTATTCGGGAGTAGCGATTCAAGGATCATCCAGTACAGGGAATAAAATTCAAGGTAACTATATAGGATTGCAATCGAGTGGAAGTGCACAAATAGCGGGGCACATGCAAGACCATGGGATTTATTTGTTAAGTAGCAGTTCCCGCAATATCATTGGTGGATATGCAACAGGGGAGGGAAATGTAATTTCTGGTAATGCTGCCGGAGGTACAGCTGGTGGTAATGGAATTTACATGAACAGCGTAAGCTCTAATACAGTAGTTGGCAATATTATTGGAACTATGAAAGACGGCTACACTATTTGTGGGCTTCAGACATATGGAGTATCTCTAGACGATTCGTGGAATAATGTAATTGGAGGCACCACGGCAATAGCTCGTAATATAATATCCTCACATGGGGCAGCCGGAGTATTTATATTTGATCCATCGAGTAGCGGCAATGTTGTTATAGGAAATTATTTAGGTCTGGCCTCCGATGGAAGTACTTATATAACATCTTCCGATCAAAATTACGGAGTTTACCTTGCAAGCGGAGCTAATTTCAATATAGTAGGAGGTGCCGCAGCAGGTGAAGGAAACGTAATATCGGGCCAATATAGTTCTTCAACCACTGAGTATGGCGTTTATTTAGACGCAGCTGTTACCAATACTGTTGTCGGAAATATAATCGGGTTACAAAAAGACGGCTATACCCGTGTTGGCGGTACGCCTGCAACACAGGGTACGGGTGTTTATTTGAGTAATGGTTCAATTGGTAATGTTATTGGAGGCAGTACATCGGCTCATCGCAATATTATTAGTGATAATACGGATCATGGTATTTATATTACAGGCTCAACCAGTACTGGAAATAAAATACAGGGCAATTATATCGGTATTGCAAGTGATGGAACATACATAGCATCCAACACACAAGAGCAGGGGGTTTATTTTGCATCCAGCACTTCATTCAATACTATTGGCGGGGCTTTAAGCGGAGAGGGAAATGTAATTTCCGGCAATGGAAATGCCTCATCTGCCGGTAACGGCATTTACTTTACTGCTGCCTATTCCAATACGGTGCAGGGAAATATAATAGGGTTACGCCCTAATGGTGCTAGTCTATCTTCCGGTCAGGATTATGGTATAATTTTAACCACAGCATCTTCAGGCAATGTACTTGGTGGTAGCTCTTCTACAGCACGCAATATAATTTCCGGAAATGGTGTGTCGGGTGTGCATTTAATTTATAGTGCTAATAATAACAGAGTTCAAGGCAATTATTTGGGTACAGCATCGGATGGTTCGTACATAGCTACCAATGGACAAAATTTTGGAGTAACCTTAGCTAATGATGCCTATAGCAATACTATTGGTGGTACAGCTTCCGGTGAGGGAAATTTAATTTCCGGGTTGTATGCAGTGTCTCCTTCTACCAGTTATGGAGTACATCTGAATTCGGCACACACCAATACGGTAATAGGGAACATTATAGGACTGGGTAAAGACGGCACTACACGATTAAATCCCGGCTCTAATTACCAAACATCGGGGGTGTATATAGAAAATGGCTCTAGGACTAACGTAATAGGAGGTGATGGTAGTGTTAATCAGAGAAATATTATTTCAGACAACGAAACATATGGGGTGTACCTAACAGGTAGTACATCAACGGGCAATACTATAAAAGGGAATTATATAGGCTTAGCATCAGATGGTGCCACTTTTGTTTCTTCCAGTTCCCAGAATCACGGAATTTATCTTGCTTCATCGGCTTCAAAAAACACAATTGGTGGAACCGTAGCAGGTGAAGGCAATATCATCTCCGGCAATAGCGATGGAGCAACCTCCGGCAACGGAATATATTTAGATGCTGCTTTAACAAATACGGTTTTAGGCAACACCATTGGTCTGCAGAGTAATGGAAGCTCATTAGTAACAAGCTCTACACAGCAGTATGGAGTATATATTGCCAATAATAGTACAGGTAATAGTATTGGTAGCAATGTTGCATCAGGCCGAAATGTAATTTCGGGAAATACCGAATCAGGTATTTATCTAACCGGTGCTAATTGTTCATCAAACACCATCAGAAGCAATATCATTGGCTTGGCAGCTGATGGATTTACGTATATAGCCTCTCAACCACAAGATTATGGAATACGCTATACCGGAGGTGCCAGATCGAATAGTGGAATTTATTCAGCTGTTGTAGGAATTATAGCTGGGCATAATACAAATATATATAATGATAATGGCGCTAGCAATGGAATTAGTTCAACGTATATTGGTTTAAAATCAGATGGAAGTACATCTGTTACGGAAACCACGCAAACCTATGGAGTTTATGCTACTGGAGCAACTTCAGGATATAGCCTATCGGATTGCGTAATTTCTGGACAGCAATATAATATCTATTTTGATCAAGCTGAAGGATTTGTTAATGGTTGCAAAATAGGAACTAATGCTGTCGGAACAGGTACAGTTTCGGGTGTTGCTTCTCAATCGGTTGGTATATACTTCAATAATACCCCCCCTCAAGTATATCAATCGGTTGTATCATCAAATAACGGAACCGGTATTTATGTGACAGGGAGTGAGGCAACTGGAGGTAGTATTTATTTTGGCAATTTTATTGGATTAAATGCAACAGGAACATCCGTAGTGGGGAGTCAAACCAATGGTATCGTATTAACTAATTCTGTTTCTGGTGTAACAATTGGAGGCTACGATTATGTAAATACTGGAGAAGGCAATATTATTTCCGGCAATGGAACGGGTATTAGCATACTGAATAGTAGTTCTGGAAATACTGTAAAAGGCAATTTTATTGGTTTGCAAGCAGATGGAGTTAGCGCTATTACATCCACAGTTCAATCTGTTGGTATACTCATAGATGCACCCAACAACTATATTGGAGAGGCTGGGGATCCACTATATTCAAATTTCATTGTAGGTAACTACTCTAGAGGAATAAATATAACATCAGGTGGGTCTGGAACAGTCATAAAAAATAATTACATAGGTGTAGCTTTCGATGGTGCAACTACCTATTCGGTCTCGAATTCCTCTGTTGTAGCAGGAATAGGAGTTTCGGCAAATGATATAACTATAGGTGGAGACTACTCGGCTTTAGAAGGCAATGTTATTTCCGGTAACGAATGTGCCGGAACCAGTTATGGAATATTTATTGGCACAACATCAAATACCACTATAAAAGGAAATATTATCGGGTTAGCAGCAAATGGCACATCTCTTGTTTCCCCTTCTCAAAACAGCGGCATAGGTATATTTGGACCATCTGCACTTGGAGTAACTATAGGGGGGGGCACATCTAATGACAGAAACATCCTTTCCGGAAATACAGCAAGAGGAATTAGAATATCAGGTTCTTCCGGAGGAAGCTACAACAAATATATTTATGGAAATTATATTGGTCCGGATATAAATGGCGCCAACATTGGCGGTTCAAGTCAAGACATCGGAATAAGCATTGGAAATACAAATGCGGGTATTGTTATAGGAAGCAATTCTGGTGCAGGCACCAGCAGACCAAAAGGAAATTTAATAGCCTACAACACCACAAACGGCATTACTATTACCGGAGCTGCTTCAACGGGAATATTAATTTCTCGAAATTTAATTTATTCCAATGGAGGAAACGGTATTTCTCTTGCTAGTTCTGCTAATGCATCGAAAGCTAAACCAACCGTAACTGCATTTACAGGAACAAGTGCAAGCGGTACAGCAACAGCTGCGGATACTGTAGAGGTTTTTAAGAATACTACCGGACAATGTCAAGACGCAATGACTTATTTAGGCTCTGTGCTGGCTGATGGTAGTGGCAATTGGAGTATTACAGGAGTAACGATTAATAACGGAGAAAGTGTAACTGCAACGGCACGCACCGTTAGTGATTTAAACACGTCCGAGCTAGCATCCACTTGCATGGTGGGCTTGCCAATAGAACTACTCAGTTTTAGCGCAGAAAATATAAACAACGAATACACCCAACTAAAATGGATCACCGCCAGCGAAACCAATAACGATTATTTCACGATCGAAAAAACACAAGATGGAATAAACTACGAATTTGTAGCCAAAGTAGCTGGAGCCGGTAACAGCGCACAAGTGTTGAATTACACAACCAATGATTTTAAGCCCTACCAAGGAGTTTCGTATTACCGTCTTAAACAAACCGATTTTGATGGGGCATATGATTATTCAGAATTAGTTTCTGTGGAATTTCAAAGTTTAAAGTTGGAAAGTTCTATGTTGGTGGTTTACCCTAATCCTGCAACCAACAGCAACATGAATGTTTTATTCAACGGACAGTCTGGAGAGGAAGTGTTAATAGTAGTGCACGATGTGCTGGGTAAAGAGTTCTACTCTAAAGCATTTATTTTGGAAGAAGAACAATTAATAGCAAACATAGAAACTACCCAAAATTTAGCTCCTGGTTTATACACCATTACCGCGAGTAGCAATAATAAATTTTTCAACAAAAAAGTGATTGTCAAGTAG